A genomic stretch from Hemicordylus capensis ecotype Gifberg chromosome 1, rHemCap1.1.pri, whole genome shotgun sequence includes:
- the ACBD3 gene encoding Golgi resident protein GCP60: MAAAAALSSERLEVSIDGLTLSPDSEDARPGQADARPLPAAGGRGSRAGAGAQPRQEEEEEEDDEDDEDVDNEAGGDSGGRDDHDGGALSLEQRWGFGLEELYGLALRFFKEKDGKAFHPTYEEKLRLVALHKQVLLGPYNPDTCPEVGFFDVLGNDRRKEWAALGNMTKQDAMTDFVKLLNRCCHLFSTYVTSHKIEKEEQEKKRREEEERRRREEEERACLLKEEEKRRREEEERLRREEEERRRIEEERLRMEQQKQQIMAALNSQTAVQFQQYAAQQYPGNYEQQQILIRQLQEQHYQQYMQQLYQVQLAQQQAALQKQQEAAAITGSSVTSASKPNSAAAGEIPSVNGQASAHTDSPEKEFDTDAEEALENGPKESVPVIAAPSMWTRPQIADFKEKIRQDADSVITVGRGEVVTVRVPTHEEGSYLFWEFATDNYDIGFGVYFEWTDSPNTAVSVHVSESSEDEDEDEENASSEEKTKKNANKPQLDEIVPVYRRDCHEEVYAGSHQYPGRGVYLLKFDNSYSLWRSKTVYYRVYYTR; this comes from the exons atggcggccgcggcggcgctGAGCTCGGAGCGGCTGGAGGTCTCCATTGACGGCCTGACGCTGAGCCCGGACTCGGAGGACGCCCGGCCGGGCCAGGCGGATGCTAGGCCGCTGCCCGCTGCAGGAGGCCGAGGCAGCCGGGCGGGGGCTGGAGCGCAGCcgaggcaggaggaagaggaggaggaggacgacgaagACGACGAAGACGTCGACAACGAGGCCGGCGGAGACAGCGGCGGCAGGGACGACCACGACGGCGGGGCGCTGAGTCTGGAGCAGCGCTGGGGCTTCGGCCTGGAAGAGCTCTACGGCCTGGCGCTGCGCTTCTTCAAAG aaaaaGATGGCAAAGCATTTCATCCAACATACGAAGAAAAACTCAGACTCGTAGCACTACACAAGCAGGTCCTGCTGGGACCTTACAATCCAGACACTTGCCCTGAAGTTGGATTCTTCGATGTGCTGGGGAATGACAGAAG GAAAGAATGGGCTGCCCTTGGAAACATGACAAAGCAAGATGCCATGACAGACTTTGTTAAGCTCCTAAATAGGTGCTGCCATCTCTTCTCAACATATGTTACTTCCCATAAAATAGAGAAAGAAGAACAGGAAAAGAAAAG gagagaagaggaagaacgTAGGCGACGTGAAGAAGAAGAGCGTGCGTGTTTACTAAAGGAGGAAGAGAAACGTAGgcgagaggaagaagagaggctgagacgggaggaagaagagaggaggcgGATAGAAGAAGAGAGACTCCGGATGGAACAACAGAA ACAACAGATAATGGCAGCACTGAACTCCCAGACTGCTGTTCAGTTCCAGCAGTATGCGGCCCAGCAGTACCCAGGCAACTATGAGCAGCAGCAGATCCTAATTCGTCAGCTTCAGGAACAGCACTATCAGCAGTATATGCAGCAGCTTTACCAAGTCCAGCTTGCACAGCAACAG GCTGCTTTACAGAAACAGCAGGAAGCAGCCGCCATAACAGGGTCTTCAGTGACATCCGCATCAAAGCCAAACTCAGCTGCCGCAGGGGAAATCCCATCAGTTAATGGACAGGCCAGTGCGCATACAGACAGCCCTGAAAAAGAGTTTGACACTGATGCAGAAGAAGCATTAGAGAATGGACCAAAAG AATCTGTTCCAGTCATAGCAGCGCCATCCATGTGGACACGCCCCCAGATTGCAGACTTCAAAGAGAAGATCCGCCAGGATGCAGACTCTGTAATAACAGTGGGCAGAGGAGAAGTGGTGACCGTTCGTGTACCAACACATGAGGAGGGTTCTTATCTCTTCTGGGAGTTTGCTACAGACAATTATGACATTGGTTTTGGGGTATATTTTGAATGGACAGACTCCCCTAACACAGCAGTCAGTGTACATGTTAGTGAATCCAGTGAGGATGAGGACGAGGACGAAG aaAATGCTAGCAGTGAAGAAAAAACCAAAAAGAATGCCAACAAGCCTCAACTAGATGAAATAGTGCCTGTGTACAGACGAGACTGTCACGAAGAAGTGTACGCTGGCAGTCACCAGTACCCAGGGAGAGGAGTCTATCTCCTTAAATTTGACAACTCCTACTCGCTATGGAGGTCGAAAACGGTTTACTACAGAGTCTATTATACTAGATAA